A window from Streptomyces subrutilus encodes these proteins:
- a CDS encoding nicotinamide mononucleotide transporter family protein: protein MSALDWLNAQAFEVVGQKVIWSDMIGNLIGLAALALGWRRSIWTWPAQLLSGLILIAAYASAHLAGGVGKQLLVIGVAVWGWRAWQRGRRQAQDGSIAVRTATWKERGLLLAGAVLGTLAVGGLFTLFPDLSWSPWADAYIFVGTIVAMVAQARGLVEFWFAWLLVDLVGVPLAFTNGLAFSGLVYVVYFALVLWGAHDWYQRARHTPAPAMEGVTA, encoded by the coding sequence GTGAGCGCCCTGGACTGGCTCAACGCCCAGGCCTTCGAGGTCGTCGGCCAGAAGGTCATCTGGTCCGACATGATCGGCAACCTGATCGGCCTGGCCGCCCTCGCCCTCGGCTGGCGCCGCTCGATCTGGACCTGGCCCGCCCAGCTCCTCTCCGGCCTGATCCTCATCGCCGCCTACGCCTCCGCCCACCTCGCCGGCGGCGTCGGCAAGCAGCTGCTGGTCATCGGCGTCGCGGTGTGGGGCTGGCGCGCCTGGCAGCGCGGCCGCCGGCAGGCCCAGGACGGCTCCATCGCCGTCCGCACCGCCACCTGGAAGGAGCGCGGACTCCTCCTCGCCGGCGCCGTGCTCGGCACCCTCGCCGTCGGCGGCCTCTTCACGCTCTTCCCGGACCTCTCCTGGAGCCCGTGGGCGGACGCGTACATCTTCGTCGGCACCATCGTCGCGATGGTCGCCCAGGCCCGCGGCCTCGTCGAGTTCTGGTTCGCCTGGCTCCTCGTGGACCTGGTCGGCGTCCCCCTCGCCTTCACCAACGGACTCGCCTTCTCCGGGCTCGTCTACGTCGTCTACTTCGCCCTCGTGCTGTGGGGCGCCCACGACTGGTACCAGCGCGCTCGCCACACCCCCGCCCCGGCCATGGAAGGAGTAACGGCATGA
- a CDS encoding bifunctional 3,4-dihydroxy-2-butanone-4-phosphate synthase/GTP cyclohydrolase II: MNALKTPGKTPLTPVPDVPEEPFRLDPVEQAVRDIAAGRPVVVVDDEDRENEGDLVIAAEKATPEIIAFMMSECRGLICAPMEGPELDRLALPQMVQHNTESMQTAFTVSVDASGAHGVTTGISAADRATTLRLLADGAGEASDFVRPGHVFPLRAKPGGVLVRNGHTEAAVDLARLAGLRPAGAIVEIAGEDGVMLRLPELIPFARKHGLTIISIEDLIAYRRSAEPTVRREAEVSLPTAFGDFTAYGYRSAVDGVEHIALVHGEVGDGEDVLVRMHSECLTGDIFQSQRCDCGPQLHASMERIQAAGRGVVVYLRGHEGRGIGLLSKLRAYELQERGRDTLDANLELGLPADARDYAAGAQILGDLGVRSVRLLTNNPEKSAALVRHGVEVSAREPMPAEAGEHNLRYLRTKRDRMGHDLPWLDGAAATSACANQ; this comes from the coding sequence ATGAACGCCCTCAAGACCCCCGGCAAGACCCCCCTCACGCCCGTGCCCGACGTCCCGGAAGAGCCCTTCCGTCTCGACCCGGTCGAGCAGGCCGTCCGCGACATCGCCGCCGGCCGGCCCGTCGTCGTCGTCGACGACGAGGACCGGGAGAACGAGGGCGACCTCGTCATCGCCGCCGAGAAGGCCACCCCCGAGATCATCGCCTTCATGATGAGCGAGTGCCGCGGCCTGATCTGCGCCCCCATGGAGGGGCCCGAGCTGGACCGCCTCGCCCTGCCCCAGATGGTCCAGCACAACACCGAGTCGATGCAGACCGCCTTCACCGTCTCCGTCGACGCGAGCGGGGCCCACGGCGTCACCACCGGCATCTCCGCCGCCGACCGGGCCACCACCCTGCGGCTGCTCGCCGACGGCGCCGGCGAGGCCTCGGACTTCGTCCGCCCCGGCCACGTCTTCCCGCTGCGCGCCAAGCCCGGCGGCGTCCTGGTCCGCAACGGCCACACCGAGGCCGCCGTCGACCTCGCCCGCCTCGCGGGCCTGCGGCCGGCCGGCGCCATCGTGGAGATCGCCGGCGAGGACGGCGTCATGCTGCGCCTGCCCGAGCTGATCCCCTTCGCCCGCAAGCACGGTCTGACGATCATCTCCATCGAGGACCTCATCGCCTACCGCCGCTCCGCCGAGCCGACCGTCCGCCGCGAGGCCGAGGTCAGCCTGCCGACCGCCTTCGGCGACTTCACCGCGTACGGCTACCGCTCCGCCGTCGACGGCGTCGAGCACATCGCCCTCGTCCACGGCGAGGTCGGCGACGGCGAGGACGTGCTGGTGCGCATGCACTCCGAGTGCCTCACCGGCGACATCTTCCAGTCCCAGCGCTGCGACTGCGGGCCCCAGCTGCACGCCTCGATGGAGCGCATCCAGGCCGCCGGCCGCGGCGTCGTCGTCTACCTGCGCGGCCACGAGGGCCGCGGCATCGGACTGCTGTCCAAGCTGCGCGCGTACGAGCTCCAGGAGCGCGGCCGCGACACCCTCGACGCCAACCTCGAACTGGGCCTGCCCGCCGACGCCCGCGACTACGCGGCCGGCGCGCAGATCCTCGGCGACCTCGGCGTGCGCAGCGTGCGCCTGCTGACCAACAACCCCGAGAAGTCCGCGGCCCTCGTGCGCCACGGCGTCGAGGTCTCCGCGCGGGAACCGATGCCCGCCGAGGCGGGCGAGCACAATCTGCGGTACCTGCGCACCAAGCGCGACCGGATGGGGCACGACCTGCCCTGGCTGGACGGGGCGGCGGCCACCTCCGCCTGCGCCAACCAGTGA
- the ribH gene encoding 6,7-dimethyl-8-ribityllumazine synthase — translation MSGKGAPELSVKNCGDLRVAVIAAQWHEKVMDGLVDGALRALHELGIDEPTLLRVPGSFELPVVAKVLAGRGYDAIVALGVVIRGGTPHFDYVCQGVTQGLVQVSIDTGVPVGFGVLTCDNDEQALDRAGLEGSNEDKGHEAVTAAVSTAMTLRTVSEPWRQ, via the coding sequence GTGAGCGGCAAGGGCGCACCCGAACTGAGCGTGAAGAACTGCGGAGACCTGCGCGTCGCCGTGATCGCGGCCCAGTGGCACGAGAAGGTCATGGACGGACTGGTCGACGGCGCCCTGCGCGCCCTGCACGAGCTGGGCATCGACGAGCCCACCCTGCTCCGCGTCCCCGGCAGCTTCGAGCTCCCGGTCGTGGCGAAGGTACTCGCCGGTCGCGGCTACGATGCCATCGTCGCCCTCGGAGTGGTCATCCGCGGCGGCACCCCGCACTTCGACTACGTCTGCCAGGGCGTCACCCAAGGCCTGGTACAGGTGTCGATCGACACCGGAGTCCCCGTCGGCTTCGGCGTCCTGACCTGCGACAACGACGAGCAGGCACTGGACCGTGCCGGGCTTGAGGGGTCGAACGAGGACAAGGGGCACGAAGCGGTCACCGCCGCCGTCTCCACCGCCATGACCCTGCGCACCGTCAGCGAACCCTGGCGCCAGTAG
- a CDS encoding phosphoribosyl-ATP diphosphatase yields the protein MANKPSKSFEELFTELQLKAANGDPGSSRTAELVGKGVHAIGKKVVEEAAEVWMAAEYESKDAAAEEISQLLYHVQVMMVARGISLDDVYAHL from the coding sequence ATGGCGAACAAACCCTCCAAGAGCTTCGAAGAGCTCTTCACCGAGCTCCAGCTCAAGGCCGCCAACGGCGACCCCGGCTCCTCCCGTACCGCCGAGCTCGTGGGCAAGGGCGTCCATGCCATCGGCAAGAAGGTCGTCGAGGAGGCCGCCGAGGTCTGGATGGCCGCCGAGTACGAGAGCAAGGACGCCGCCGCCGAGGAGATCTCCCAGCTGCTCTACCACGTCCAGGTGATGATGGTGGCCCGCGGGATCTCCCTCGACGACGTCTACGCGCACCTCTAG
- the hisG gene encoding ATP phosphoribosyltransferase: MLRIAVPNKGSLSGPASAMLHEAGYRQRKESKELVTVDPDNDVEFFYLRPKDIAIYVASGKLDIGITGRDLLLDSGANAEEILPLNFGRSTFRYATKPGTANGPEDFGGMTIATSYEGIVAKHLAELGVDASVVHLDGAVETAIELGVAQIIADVVETGTSLRNAGLEVIGEPILQSEAAVIRRTGAASDDPKVAQFLRRLQGVLVARSYVMMDYDCRAEHLERAVALTPGLESPTISPLHNEGWVAVRAMVPAKEAQRIMDDLYELGARAILTTSIHACRL, encoded by the coding sequence ATGCTGCGCATCGCCGTCCCCAACAAGGGTTCACTCTCCGGACCGGCGTCGGCGATGCTCCATGAGGCCGGCTACCGCCAGCGCAAGGAGTCCAAGGAACTCGTCACGGTCGACCCCGACAACGACGTCGAGTTCTTCTACCTCCGCCCGAAGGACATCGCGATCTACGTCGCGTCGGGCAAGCTCGACATCGGCATCACCGGCCGCGACCTGCTGCTCGACTCGGGGGCCAACGCCGAGGAGATCCTGCCGCTGAACTTCGGCCGGTCCACCTTCCGCTACGCCACCAAGCCCGGCACCGCGAACGGCCCCGAGGACTTCGGCGGCATGACGATCGCCACCTCCTACGAGGGGATCGTCGCCAAGCACCTCGCCGAACTCGGCGTCGACGCCTCCGTCGTCCACCTGGACGGCGCGGTCGAGACCGCCATCGAGCTCGGCGTCGCCCAGATCATCGCGGACGTCGTCGAGACCGGCACCAGCCTGCGCAACGCCGGCCTGGAGGTCATCGGCGAGCCGATCCTCCAGTCCGAGGCGGCCGTCATCCGCCGCACCGGAGCGGCCTCCGACGACCCCAAGGTCGCCCAGTTCCTGCGCCGCCTCCAGGGCGTCCTGGTGGCCCGCAGCTACGTGATGATGGACTACGACTGCCGCGCCGAACACCTGGAGCGCGCCGTGGCCCTCACCCCGGGCCTGGAGTCGCCGACCATCTCCCCGCTGCACAACGAGGGCTGGGTCGCGGTCCGCGCGATGGTCCCGGCCAAGGAGGCCCAGCGGATCATGGACGACCTGTACGAGCTCGGCGCGCGCGCGATCCTCACCACCTCGATCCACGCCTGCCGCCTCTGA
- a CDS encoding PH domain-containing protein, whose protein sequence is MAESAAPSAPPALPVTFRPNRTRAVLLGVGLAMFVTITAVAVLLDSLSPGERVSFVFIAVLLSSVLVLLSRPKVVADEAGVTVVNLTSTRRLAWAQILRVNLRPGDPWVFLDLSDGTSLPALGIQPGVAKARAIGDARALRALAEARGTGAADH, encoded by the coding sequence ATGGCCGAGTCCGCCGCCCCGTCCGCCCCGCCCGCCCTGCCGGTCACCTTCCGGCCGAACCGCACCCGCGCGGTCCTGCTGGGCGTCGGGCTCGCCATGTTCGTCACCATCACGGCCGTCGCCGTCCTCCTGGACAGCCTCAGCCCCGGCGAGCGGGTCAGCTTCGTCTTCATCGCCGTCCTGCTGAGCTCCGTACTGGTCCTGCTCAGCCGGCCCAAGGTCGTCGCCGACGAGGCCGGGGTCACGGTGGTCAACCTCACCAGCACCCGCCGCCTGGCATGGGCGCAGATCCTGCGCGTCAACCTCCGCCCCGGCGACCCGTGGGTGTTCCTGGACCTCTCCGACGGCACCAGCCTGCCGGCCCTCGGCATCCAGCCCGGCGTCGCGAAGGCCCGGGCGATCGGCGACGCACGCGCCCTGCGCGCCCTCGCCGAGGCCCGCGGAACGGGCGCGGCCGACCACTGA
- a CDS encoding hemolysin family protein: MTIPLLLLVAAFVLILANGFFVAAEFGLVTVERPEAERAAADGDRRARTVVKALRELSFQLSGTQLGITITSLVVGMLAEPALAALLAGPLAATGLPRGAVSGVAVVIGMLLASAVQMVVGELVPKNWAVSRPLQVARFVAGPQHAFSRVFRPVIAGLNAVANRLVRALGVEPTDEMASARTPGELVSLVRHSARAGALEQDTADLFVRTLSLGELTAQHVMTPRVKVSALQHTATAADVLNLTRATGLSRFPVYRDRIDEITGVVHLKDALAVPEPERGRTTVSRICVAPLLVPGSLPVQPLLERLRSEQPMAVVVDEYGGTAGVVTLEDIVEELVGEVRDEHDLAEDDSPELAAVPAEDGRPSWEADGSCRVQTLRRIGLEVPEGPYETVAGLVADLLGRIPAPGDRAELPGWRLSVRRVGRNRAERVRLVRLTAVPAAGAPGLPSGSRSDARCPAAAGSGHDGGPGADTGRGSAGGRHVDPAARPAELEGATR; encoded by the coding sequence ATGACCATCCCGCTACTCCTGCTCGTGGCGGCCTTCGTTCTGATCCTCGCCAACGGTTTCTTCGTGGCGGCCGAGTTCGGCCTCGTCACGGTGGAGCGACCGGAGGCAGAACGCGCCGCGGCCGACGGTGACCGCCGTGCCCGTACGGTGGTCAAGGCCCTGCGGGAGCTGTCCTTCCAGCTCTCCGGCACCCAGCTCGGCATCACCATCACCTCCCTCGTGGTCGGCATGCTCGCCGAGCCCGCCCTCGCCGCACTGCTGGCCGGGCCGCTCGCCGCGACGGGCCTGCCCCGGGGAGCCGTCTCCGGCGTGGCCGTCGTCATCGGCATGCTGCTCGCCTCCGCCGTCCAGATGGTCGTCGGCGAGCTCGTACCGAAGAACTGGGCGGTCTCCCGGCCGCTCCAGGTGGCCCGCTTCGTCGCCGGCCCGCAGCACGCCTTCTCCCGGGTCTTCCGGCCGGTCATCGCCGGCCTCAACGCCGTCGCCAACCGGCTCGTCCGGGCGCTCGGCGTGGAGCCCACCGACGAGATGGCCTCGGCCCGCACCCCCGGCGAACTGGTCTCCCTGGTCCGCCATTCGGCCCGGGCCGGCGCCCTCGAACAGGACACCGCCGACCTCTTCGTGCGGACCCTGTCGCTGGGCGAGCTCACCGCCCAGCACGTCATGACCCCCCGGGTGAAGGTCAGCGCCCTCCAGCACACGGCCACCGCGGCCGACGTGCTCAACCTGACCCGCGCCACCGGCCTGTCCCGCTTCCCGGTGTACCGCGACCGCATCGACGAGATCACCGGCGTGGTCCACCTCAAGGACGCCCTCGCCGTGCCCGAGCCGGAGCGGGGCCGCACCACCGTGAGCCGGATCTGCGTCGCCCCGCTGCTGGTGCCCGGCTCCCTGCCGGTGCAGCCGCTGCTGGAACGGTTGCGCAGCGAACAGCCCATGGCCGTGGTCGTCGACGAGTACGGCGGCACGGCCGGAGTGGTCACCCTGGAGGACATCGTGGAGGAACTCGTCGGCGAGGTCCGCGACGAGCACGACCTCGCCGAGGACGACAGCCCCGAACTGGCCGCCGTGCCCGCCGAGGACGGCCGCCCCTCCTGGGAGGCCGACGGCAGCTGCCGGGTGCAGACCCTGCGCCGCATAGGCCTGGAGGTGCCGGAGGGCCCGTACGAGACCGTCGCCGGGCTCGTCGCGGACCTGCTGGGCCGCATCCCCGCCCCCGGCGACCGGGCCGAGCTGCCCGGCTGGAGGCTGTCCGTGCGCCGGGTGGGCCGCAACCGTGCCGAGCGGGTGCGACTGGTCCGGCTGACGGCCGTCCCCGCGGCCGGCGCTCCCGGGCTGCCGTCCGGGAGCCGCTCCGACGCCCGGTGCCCGGCCGCCGCCGGCTCCGGCCATGACGGCGGTCCCGGTGCCGACACCGGCCGGGGCTCCGCCGGCGGCCGGCACGTCGATCCGGCCGCGCGGCCGGCCGAGCTGGAAGGCGCCACCCGGTGA
- a CDS encoding hemolysin family protein has protein sequence MNALQLLFALLLVLANGFFVGAEFALVSVRRSQIEPLAAGSKRARQVLHGLENLPRMMAAAQFGITMCSLTLGAVAEPTVARLLEPVFHAVRVPEGLIHPLGYALALAAVVFLHLVIGEMVPKNLAMAAPEKTALWFSPGLVAFARLCGPVTSALGACATLVLRLFKVEPKDEVEAVYTSAQLGRLVEDSRQAGLLDPGEQERLEDALELGSRPVTDVLLPREGIVTVAPSVTPRQIEQLTVRTGYSRFPVRSDSGAFMGYLHVKDVLDLEDRERAVPQRVWRRMTTLSATLPLDDALTVMRRDATHLAQVADPAGRVLGLVALEDVLEMLVGEVRDPAHRVYARSA, from the coding sequence GTGAACGCCCTCCAGCTCCTCTTCGCGCTGCTCCTGGTCCTCGCGAACGGCTTCTTCGTCGGCGCCGAGTTCGCGCTCGTCTCCGTACGCCGCAGCCAGATCGAGCCCCTGGCGGCCGGCTCCAAGCGGGCCCGCCAGGTGCTCCACGGCCTGGAGAACCTGCCGCGCATGATGGCCGCCGCACAGTTCGGCATCACCATGTGCTCGCTGACCCTCGGCGCGGTCGCCGAACCGACCGTGGCCCGGCTGCTGGAGCCCGTCTTCCACGCCGTCCGGGTGCCCGAGGGCCTGATCCATCCGCTCGGCTACGCCCTGGCGCTCGCCGCCGTGGTCTTCCTCCACCTGGTCATCGGCGAGATGGTCCCCAAGAACCTCGCCATGGCCGCCCCCGAGAAGACCGCCCTGTGGTTCAGCCCGGGCCTGGTCGCCTTCGCCCGCCTGTGCGGGCCGGTCACCAGCGCGCTCGGAGCCTGCGCCACGCTGGTCCTGCGGCTCTTCAAGGTCGAGCCCAAGGACGAGGTCGAGGCCGTCTACACCAGCGCCCAGCTCGGCCGGCTCGTCGAGGACTCCCGGCAGGCCGGACTCCTGGACCCCGGCGAGCAGGAGCGGCTGGAGGACGCCCTGGAACTGGGCAGCCGCCCGGTCACCGACGTCCTGCTGCCGCGCGAGGGGATCGTGACGGTCGCCCCCTCGGTCACTCCGCGCCAGATCGAGCAGCTCACCGTCCGCACCGGGTACTCCCGGTTCCCGGTCCGCTCCGACAGCGGCGCCTTCATGGGCTACCTGCACGTCAAGGACGTGCTGGACCTGGAGGACCGGGAGCGGGCCGTGCCCCAGCGGGTGTGGCGGCGGATGACCACCCTGTCCGCGACCCTCCCGCTCGACGACGCGCTCACCGTCATGCGCCGGGACGCCACCCACCTGGCCCAGGTCGCCGACCCGGCCGGCCGGGTCCTGGGCCTGGTCGCCCTGGAGGACGTCCTGGAGATGCTGGTCGGCGAGGTCCGCGACCCGGCGCACCGCGTCTACGCACGCAGCGCCTAG
- a CDS encoding AAA family ATPase — MDFGTPGSSHAPAELAWLRGVDACTMGAYPQAEEEFRAAVRLDPAMADAWLGLHALRVDTTNALLRMYAHRDRFGEQRARHRRTLNSWYWLGWWVQPVLESRRDLLLAHASHWLDGRHVPELDQALAALPPVDADPQVRFLHGCRAYLVKDWEELVRHTEPLVDDPLLGIEAGLFGGMARVRLEMYGQAEPMLSAALMRCRSEQPQRKELRYWLARAHEGTGRSAAALPLYRAVHRVDPSFMDTAARLTAIADGDDADDMAGLAGYSGYGVQVGHGPSPAGGDFAAVALGGGGPVQDIAADGQVEPEALLPPVPPPGRAEGVRRKAPVPPQGASGGLPAGPADPAALAEALAELERMVGLEPVKRQVKALSAQLHMARLRAGQGLPVQPPKRHFVFSGPSGTGKTTVARILGRVFYALGLLGGDHLVEAQRADLVGEFLGQTAVKANELIDSAIGGVLFVDEAYSLSNSGYSKGDAYGDEALQVLLKRAEDNRDHLVVILAGYPAGMDRLLSVNPGLSSRFTTRVDFPSYRPPELTAIGGVLADANGDRWDAEALEELRSISGHVVEQGWIDELGNGRFLRTLYEKSCAYRDLRLAGFAGDPSRDDLATLRLPDLMQAYGEVLSGRGPQERPDPPL, encoded by the coding sequence ATGGATTTCGGCACTCCGGGCAGCTCGCACGCCCCGGCCGAACTCGCCTGGCTGCGCGGGGTCGACGCCTGCACCATGGGCGCGTATCCGCAGGCCGAGGAGGAGTTCCGGGCGGCCGTACGGCTCGATCCCGCGATGGCCGACGCCTGGCTGGGCCTGCACGCGCTCCGGGTCGACACGACCAACGCGTTATTGCGCATGTACGCGCACCGGGACCGGTTCGGCGAGCAGCGGGCCCGGCACCGGCGGACGCTGAACTCCTGGTACTGGCTGGGCTGGTGGGTGCAACCGGTCCTGGAGAGCCGCCGGGACCTCCTGCTGGCCCACGCCTCGCACTGGCTGGACGGCCGCCACGTGCCCGAGCTGGACCAGGCGCTCGCCGCGCTGCCACCGGTCGACGCCGACCCCCAGGTCCGCTTCCTGCACGGCTGCCGCGCCTACCTGGTCAAGGACTGGGAGGAGCTGGTGCGGCACACCGAACCGCTGGTGGACGACCCGCTGCTGGGCATCGAGGCGGGCCTGTTCGGCGGGATGGCCCGGGTCCGGCTGGAGATGTACGGGCAGGCGGAGCCGATGCTGTCGGCGGCCCTGATGCGCTGCCGCAGCGAGCAGCCCCAGCGCAAGGAGCTGCGCTACTGGCTGGCGCGGGCGCACGAGGGCACCGGGCGGAGCGCGGCGGCGCTGCCGCTGTACCGGGCGGTGCACCGGGTGGACCCCTCGTTCATGGACACGGCGGCCCGGTTGACGGCCATCGCCGACGGGGACGACGCCGACGACATGGCGGGCCTCGCCGGGTACTCCGGATACGGGGTCCAGGTCGGCCACGGACCCTCCCCGGCCGGCGGTGACTTCGCGGCGGTGGCGCTGGGCGGCGGCGGGCCCGTACAGGACATCGCGGCCGACGGCCAGGTGGAACCGGAGGCGCTGCTGCCGCCGGTGCCGCCGCCGGGCCGGGCCGAGGGCGTGCGCCGCAAGGCGCCGGTCCCGCCGCAGGGCGCGTCCGGGGGGCTGCCGGCCGGGCCCGCCGATCCGGCGGCGCTCGCCGAGGCCCTGGCGGAGCTGGAGCGGATGGTGGGCCTGGAGCCCGTTAAACGGCAGGTGAAGGCGCTCTCCGCGCAGCTGCACATGGCCCGGCTGCGGGCCGGCCAGGGCCTCCCGGTCCAGCCGCCCAAGCGGCACTTCGTCTTCTCCGGCCCGTCCGGTACGGGCAAGACGACCGTGGCGCGCATCCTGGGCCGCGTCTTCTACGCGCTGGGGCTGCTCGGCGGGGACCACCTCGTGGAGGCCCAGCGGGCCGATCTGGTGGGCGAGTTCCTCGGGCAGACCGCCGTGAAGGCCAACGAGCTGATCGATTCGGCGATCGGCGGGGTGCTGTTCGTGGACGAGGCGTACAGCCTGTCCAACTCGGGCTACAGCAAGGGCGACGCGTACGGCGACGAGGCCCTCCAGGTGCTGTTGAAGCGGGCCGAGGACAACCGCGACCACCTGGTGGTGATCCTGGCCGGCTATCCGGCCGGGATGGACCGCCTGCTGTCGGTCAATCCGGGGCTGTCGTCGCGGTTCACTACCCGCGTGGACTTCCCGAGCTACCGGCCGCCGGAACTGACCGCGATCGGCGGGGTGCTGGCGGACGCGAACGGGGACCGCTGGGACGCGGAGGCACTGGAGGAGCTGCGCAGCATCAGCGGACACGTGGTGGAGCAGGGCTGGATCGACGAGCTCGGCAACGGACGGTTCCTGCGCACCCTGTACGAGAAGAGCTGCGCCTACCGCGATCTGCGGCTCGCGGGCTTCGCGGGCGACCCCTCGCGGGACGACCTGGCGACGCTGCGGCTGCCGGACCTGATGCAGGCCTACGGGGAGGTCCTGTCGGGCCGGGGCCCCCAGGAGCGGCCGGACCCGCCGCTGTAG
- a CDS encoding uridine kinase family protein, whose translation MEPHRSLESLARELAAAPPSLGPVRLVAVDGHAGSGKSTFAGLLAAALGGAPVLHLDDVATHEELFAWQDRLRAQVLEPLAAGRAARWTPYDWVAREFGPPRVLEPAPVVLVEGVGAGRRALRPCLARLLWMETPRAASWGRGRLRDGGELSAFWDGWERAERAHFSHDPSRPYADTLVHQSGTGYEWTSGAGATAGTTGSLTEGDDLPRA comes from the coding sequence GTGGAGCCACACCGGTCACTTGAGTCACTCGCGCGGGAGCTCGCCGCGGCGCCGCCCTCCCTCGGCCCGGTGCGGCTCGTGGCGGTCGACGGGCACGCCGGCTCCGGCAAGAGCACCTTCGCCGGGCTGCTGGCCGCGGCGCTGGGCGGAGCGCCGGTGCTCCACCTGGACGATGTCGCCACCCACGAGGAGCTGTTCGCGTGGCAGGACCGGCTGCGCGCGCAGGTGCTGGAGCCGCTCGCGGCGGGCCGGGCGGCGCGGTGGACCCCGTACGACTGGGTCGCGCGGGAGTTCGGCCCGCCGCGCGTGCTGGAGCCCGCACCGGTGGTCCTGGTGGAGGGGGTCGGAGCGGGGCGGCGGGCGCTGCGCCCGTGTCTGGCGCGGCTGCTGTGGATGGAGACGCCGCGTGCCGCGTCCTGGGGGCGCGGCAGGCTCCGTGACGGGGGTGAACTCTCCGCCTTCTGGGACGGGTGGGAGCGCGCGGAGCGCGCGCACTTCTCCCACGACCCTTCGCGCCCCTACGCCGACACCCTGGTACACCAGAGCGGTACGGGATACGAGTGGACTTCCGGGGCGGGTGCGACCGCAGGAACGACGGGTTCCCTCACCGAGGGTGACGACCTCCCCCGGGCCTGA
- a CDS encoding peptidase C39 family protein: MTAPTPRRAVLVAALAVATAATTAGAYGGGSPASAAPAPRGPGRTADNRFWYAHEHWLAGIHQGTTAVRGARPGLEIAVPAGRTEYADPHTGRTSVWEYATWTSPVHRSTVPATEAIASWNARTPAGTWIRIELRGTYTDGTSTPWYTMGNWASGDRDIRRTSVDGQTDGRSTVWTDTLAVDAPAGGLRIAEWRLRLTLHRRPGSDGGPTVWLAGAMASDVPDRFTVPACAPSGAAHELKVPRYSQETHSGQYPEYDNGGEAWCSPTSSQMTVEFWGGRASASALSWVDPAYADPQVCHAARSTYDAAYKGCGNWPFNAAYAATYRGLAGVVTRLGSLADLETLVRAGLPVITSQSFLPGELTGAGYGTAGHLMTVVGFTAAGDVVANDPHSPDNPSVRRVYRRREWENVWLRTKRHNAAGKVVSGTGGIAYVYGPAAPGPARTAALRAVGIL, encoded by the coding sequence ATGACCGCACCCACACCGCGCCGGGCCGTACTCGTCGCCGCACTCGCGGTCGCCACCGCGGCCACCACCGCCGGCGCCTACGGCGGCGGGTCCCCGGCCTCCGCCGCTCCGGCCCCCAGGGGGCCGGGCCGCACCGCCGACAACCGGTTCTGGTACGCCCACGAGCACTGGCTGGCCGGCATCCACCAGGGCACCACCGCCGTCCGCGGCGCCCGCCCCGGCCTGGAGATCGCCGTCCCGGCCGGCCGCACCGAGTACGCCGACCCGCACACCGGGCGCACGTCCGTCTGGGAGTACGCCACCTGGACCTCCCCGGTGCACCGCTCGACCGTGCCCGCCACCGAGGCCATCGCCTCCTGGAACGCCCGTACCCCCGCAGGCACCTGGATCAGGATCGAGCTGCGCGGCACCTACACCGACGGCACCTCCACCCCCTGGTACACCATGGGCAACTGGGCCTCCGGCGACCGGGACATCCGCCGCACCTCGGTGGACGGCCAGACCGACGGGCGCTCCACGGTCTGGACCGACACCCTGGCCGTCGACGCCCCCGCCGGCGGGCTGCGCATCGCCGAGTGGCGGCTGCGGCTGACCCTGCACCGCAGGCCCGGCAGCGACGGCGGCCCCACCGTCTGGCTGGCCGGCGCCATGGCCTCCGACGTCCCGGACCGCTTCACCGTGCCCGCCTGCGCGCCCTCGGGCGCGGCGCACGAGCTGAAGGTCCCGCGCTACTCGCAGGAGACCCACTCCGGCCAGTACCCCGAGTACGACAACGGCGGCGAGGCCTGGTGCAGCCCCACCTCCTCCCAGATGACCGTGGAGTTCTGGGGCGGCCGGGCGAGCGCCTCCGCGCTCTCCTGGGTGGACCCGGCCTACGCGGACCCCCAGGTCTGCCACGCCGCCCGCTCCACCTACGACGCCGCGTACAAGGGTTGCGGGAACTGGCCGTTCAACGCGGCCTACGCCGCCACCTACCGCGGGCTCGCGGGCGTGGTCACCCGCCTGGGGTCCCTCGCCGACCTGGAGACCCTGGTCCGGGCCGGCCTCCCGGTGATCACCTCCCAGTCCTTCCTGCCCGGCGAGCTGACCGGGGCGGGGTACGGCACCGCCGGCCACCTGATGACCGTCGTCGGGTTCACGGCGGCCGGGGACGTGGTCGCCAACGACCCGCACTCGCCCGACAACCCGTCCGTGCGCCGCGTGTACCGGCGCCGGGAGTGGGAGAACGTCTGGCTGCGGACCAAGCGTCACAACGCCGCGGGCAAGGTCGTGTCGGGCACCGGGGGCATCGCGTACGTCTACGGTCCGGCCGCGCCCGGTCCGGCGCGGACCGCGGCCCTCCGGGCGGTCGGAATCCTCTGA